In the Arachis ipaensis cultivar K30076 chromosome B10, Araip1.1, whole genome shotgun sequence genome, one interval contains:
- the LOC107621600 gene encoding gibberellin-regulated protein 4 codes for MAKSKFLPVFILALIVISMLQTVVMASHGHGGHHYNDQRKYGPGSLKSYQCPSKCSTRCSRTQYHKPCMFFCQKCCNKCLCVPPGYYGNKAVCPCYNNWKTKEGGPKCP; via the exons ATGGCCAAGTCTAAGTTCCTTCCTGTTTTCATCTTGGCCCTCATTGTCATTTCCATGCTTCAAACTGTG GTCATGGCATCTCATGGGCATGGAGGACACCATTACAATGACCAG AGGAAATATGGACCTGGCAGTCTCAAGAGCTACC AATGCCCATCAAAATGTTCAACAAGGTGCAGTAGGACCCAATACCACAAGCCGTGCATGTTTTTCTGTCAGAAGTGCTGTAACAAGTGCCTCTGTGTTCCCCCGGGGTATTATGGGAACAAAGCTGTCTGCCCCTGCTACAACAACTGGAAGACCAAGGAAGGAGGACCAAAATGCccttaa